The DNA sequence agtatttttaaatatttggctCCTTTCCGTTGGTTTTAAGTTGTTAATTCTAAACTATTAATGTAAGCTATATTTAGAGCCAAATTTCCATCTTCTTACATTTGGCTGATTATTACTTGCACCATGGCACACAGATATAGTGTCTTGTGATGCTTCTTTTGTCCAACTGAGTACATTGTCTTTATGAAccaataatcattttcattgaGTGGTTTTTGAGTTATAAGCGTGCATGCATTTGAGCTCATATCTACGCTGTGGATCTTTCTTATCCAGGGGTGAAGGGAAACTGGAGAAGCAATTTCGAATGAACTGTATGGGTTGTGAACTCTTTGTCTGCTACCGCTCAGAAGAAGATCTGGAAACTGCTTCTTTCATTTATGTTGTTGATGGTTCACTTAGTACAGTTGCTGCCGAAACTAACCCACAGGTATAAGAAATGGTTATAAAggcttatttaaaaaaaaaaaaaaatctgtggattgaatatagaattttttttttataggtggacttgaatataaaacaataattgAACCTTATACCATTTTTGTCAGAGAGCATGCCAATCAATAAGTTTTAGCTcatagtctctctctctcgcttgtTCATCAGCTGTTACACCCTTCCAGGATGATTGATGGTGATTTTGGTCAATGGCCATGCACCTTGTTTCTCCACATGCATATGCTTGTTTCTATTTGTTCTGCATGTACTTTCCCttttgaattacccgaggtgcacttgtgaAAAACTTCTTgttgagggcctgtgcaccccctggattagtcgggacgttgtTCTCGAACACCCAgggccaataaaaaaaaaactttcatatcCACGTTTTGGTATGTGCTGTAGGATGCTCCTGTTCCACCCTGTATATCCCAGTTAAAAGGAGGACTTGTTCAAGTCGCTATAGAAGTTGAAGATCGTGCCCAACGTTCAGCAATCACAAGtaacaaaacattattttatctAGCATGCATTCTTGTTGAACAAAAAATTTAGCATTTAATATTAGAGCAATGGCACTCATCCTGGATTTTATCCTCTCTAGTCACATCGTTGATGGGGGTATATTTCAAGTGATTTTATAGATGAACTAGTGATTGGAAAGCCATTTAAAATGTGAAACACTAGCTGGAGTGACTAGGAATGATAAAATCCAGAATGaagaatatttcttttaatgttaTGCCAATCtttgagtataatttttaatcaaatggTCTAGTGTTGATGGTTCAATGACTCATAATGTGCAGGCaagtttgaaattttagatCAATTCATTAGAATTAAATTTAGTTGGTGCCCTTAGCTTTAAAATCGTTATGAGGTTCCTTATTAGAGCGACACACTGGTTTTAACACTTCAATAGTATTTCTCGCAAAAGTTGATGAGTAACAAAGGCGCATGAAATTGAAACCTTAAAAAAGACAGTTTTCCAGGGACCATTGCTGAACACCCATCTGTTCCAAGCACGATGCTTGGATTTTATCTCAAATTTCAAGGGCTTCACCAATATTTTCTCAATGTTTTGTGCAGACAACTTATCAACTTAATATGTTTTTCTAATTGGGCAAAAACtattcatatcattattatGAAATTGTTTTTACTGGTGCAGTTATATATGCTTTGCCTTTCTACATGCATTCATTTATATACACAGTatgaaaaagaacaaagaacttcATAATTGCTCTTTCTGATACTCTTGCACATATTACCCTTTCACTTCTCCTGCCCTAAGTcccaatttttttcttaatttgtaatAACAACCAAACCACTTCTACTTAACTGGTAATTCTCATGGTTCATGCCAGGAGTAAATGCGGATGATGTCCGTGTTACTGTAGCTGCACCTGCAGCTCGTGGGGAAGCTAACAATGAACTTTTGGAATTCATGGGCAAAGTATGCATCTTTTTCATCTTAGGCAATGAAAGTCAATTCCACATTTTTTGCTTAAATTTCAAGTTAATCATAACCACATTGCTTTTGACACCTGTACCCAGGTGTTGGGTCTGAGACTGAGCCAGATGACTCTTCAGAGAGGGTGGAATAACAAATCGAAACTCCTTGTGGTTAGTTGAACctgttgtttatttgttttttggttttttatttttttctgctaGGTAATTTTTTGCAAGTGTTTGTAAGCAAGAAATTTATTGGCATAATGCGAAACTCATCCTTGTCCCACAAAATCCTATGCTCCATAaagtcttctctctctctctctctctctctctccccccccaaaaaaaactatttttccctctttttttcctGATATCCAAGGatgaaagtatttttctaataattgtgttttgcttttttccttttttaatcaATTGTATCTCACTTTTTTATGGGTAATGCCCCATGCATTAATGGATAGCGGCATTGTCAAGACCCTTATGCACACGATTTTTATAGAAGACTCCTTAACTGCTTACGTAATTGAGGTGTACGCTTCGATTAGTAAACCGTCTCAACTGGTGTGAATTTAGCCCTTAATGACCATTTCATGCCAATACTAGTTTAGAAGCATGCACTCTGTTTTGTCAATTTTGTAGTCTATTCTGTGTAAGGCACATTTCAAATAGAATTGTATTATATACTACACTCCCATCCTACTTTTCATCACGTTGTGCTGATGTTGTGACATTGTCGATCAACCATAAgatcgatttttattttttcaaagcaacAAAGTTTGATATAAGGCCCACACAAATACAGTAGAGGATAGGAGTGGGAAGTTGGTGGAGTGATATGGTATTTGTCTTATAAATATTACCCGTTTTAAAGTTGTTCACTAAGACGACAATGAGCcaagtgtataaatattttgatgattgtTTTAGGTGGAGGACCTGTCTGCTAGGCAGGTATATGAGAAACTCCTGGAAGCCGTGCAACCTTGAAACTCCTTATATTGGGTTTGAGAATTACAACATTGTTGATTGTTGTGTTGGAAGTTATGGGCTgtcttctatttcattttacttatccaaaaaaagaaagttaTGAGCGTTCTTGTAACGTATATGTACTACTTTAGACTAAGAGAAATGCTAATATGCTGCTTGAGTTTGTctcctcatttttatttttgacattctttttccatttttaaggGTCGTCTAATTGATTCAGAACTTACTCCACCGCATCCATCTATTTATTTGAGCCagtcaatgtatatatatatggtcacgATTCCGTAAAAAATGAATGAGTCAATCTATATGCAAGTTTTAAGGTTGCGTTTGTGTAGTGAGGTATTCTtaagtattttgtgaatagtattgaaaaagtaatgaaaaattaatgataaaatattgaatagtaataaataatagtgaaaagtatgtgaaaaataataataaaataataaatagtagtgaggtattctcaaAGTATTCAAACTAGTctcatgtttttattattattatcattatattatattagatttaattaatgaaaaatctattcatcatctcaactttcatcatcctcccatcatcctattatgtgacattagatgataggtgcacaagtgaaatgtaataaataatttctaatcaccTAATGTCACGTCATAGGATGTTGAAAGGATGATGAaagttgggatgatgagtagtattattctttttcataaaaagtattgaactcatcttaacatctaaatacactttaaactcagtttagatgtgTCTTATATAACTCTCTCTATTATtcaatttactattattcaaaaaGAATTCAGCTCAGTTTAACGTAGTCACATAATCTCTTACGTATAGACTCAATCTCCAATGTTGTTATTCCTCTTTCATggcatcaaataattaaataaaaaaaaaaaagggagcaaTTTCTCACTTGCGTTCAAATATATGCTATGATTGGTCATCTTGAACAC is a window from the Juglans regia cultivar Chandler chromosome 7, Walnut 2.0, whole genome shotgun sequence genome containing:
- the LOC109004255 gene encoding UPF0235 protein At5g63440 isoform X2, encoding MPKRKTDKAYVLDKEKHLARLNINEAGKILLKRGEGKLEKQFRMNCMGCELFVCYRSEEDLETASFIYVVDGSLSTVAAETNPQDAPVPPCISQLKGGLVQVAIEVEDRAQRSAITRVNADDVRVTVAAPAARGEANNELLEFMGKVLGLRLSQMTLQRGWNNKSKLLVVEDLSARQVYEKLLEAVQP
- the LOC109004255 gene encoding UPF0235 protein At5g63440 isoform X1 — translated: MPKRTTHTYSSEDAAPDGPDSDLFVYYCKHCGSHVLITDTQLQKMPKRKTDKAYVLDKEKHLARLNINEAGKILLKRGEGKLEKQFRMNCMGCELFVCYRSEEDLETASFIYVVDGSLSTVAAETNPQDAPVPPCISQLKGGLVQVAIEVEDRAQRSAITRVNADDVRVTVAAPAARGEANNELLEFMGKVLGLRLSQMTLQRGWNNKSKLLVVEDLSARQVYEKLLEAVQP